In Providencia zhijiangensis, a single window of DNA contains:
- a CDS encoding PTS transporter subunit EIIC gives MANKIEHLEVLAREIEKYAGGFENVGTLTHCMTRIRLVLKDNSKFDADALKQVEGVKGVVFNGEQQQVIVGMGTAAKVFSVMNKRMQNSGVASDESTPSAPEKKSFSIRRMLNTLAAIFVPTIPALIGCGLIMGLINIVRLVAPGVVEQFPELFKLLKLIGSAVFTYLSIMIGVNTAKELGASTSIGAVMAGLLAMPGLADITLFGEKLQPNSGGIFAVLMVVVFSSKFEVWFRGIIKESLDLIVTPFVTILVSAMVALVVFQPAGHYLNQVLAQGVSVALLSSGGGAVATGGILGGSFLFLLLTGLHQGLIPIHAEILQTFGLNYLFPILAMGGMGQVGSCFWVFLKTKNQRLKKTLVGALPVGIFGVGEPLLFGVSLPLGKPFIAGCIGGAAGGALMAFFHVGIIIPFGTAGLSLIPLVGDGQILDFLIAVAGAWIVGFIASMIIGFNDPEK, from the coding sequence ATGGCTAATAAGATAGAACATCTGGAAGTGCTCGCCAGAGAAATAGAAAAATATGCGGGCGGGTTTGAAAACGTGGGTACCTTAACCCACTGTATGACGCGTATCCGTCTGGTTTTAAAAGATAATAGTAAATTTGATGCAGATGCACTCAAGCAAGTGGAAGGCGTGAAGGGCGTTGTCTTTAACGGTGAACAACAGCAAGTGATTGTGGGCATGGGGACGGCGGCAAAAGTCTTCTCTGTGATGAATAAAAGAATGCAAAACAGCGGCGTGGCGAGTGATGAAAGTACGCCATCAGCGCCAGAGAAAAAATCGTTCTCTATCCGCCGTATGCTGAATACATTAGCCGCCATTTTTGTCCCAACCATTCCTGCGCTAATTGGTTGCGGTCTAATTATGGGGTTGATTAATATTGTGCGTTTAGTGGCGCCGGGAGTAGTTGAGCAGTTCCCTGAGCTGTTTAAGTTATTAAAGCTGATCGGTAGCGCCGTGTTTACTTATTTATCCATTATGATTGGGGTAAATACTGCGAAAGAATTAGGCGCATCAACATCAATAGGTGCGGTGATGGCAGGGCTTTTAGCGATGCCAGGCTTGGCCGATATCACCTTATTTGGTGAAAAACTCCAACCAAATAGCGGCGGAATTTTCGCGGTGCTGATGGTGGTGGTGTTCTCCTCTAAATTTGAAGTGTGGTTTAGAGGTATCATCAAAGAGAGTTTGGATCTGATTGTGACGCCATTTGTGACGATTTTAGTCTCAGCAATGGTGGCGTTAGTCGTCTTCCAACCTGCGGGTCATTATCTGAACCAAGTGCTGGCGCAAGGGGTTTCTGTGGCGTTGCTGAGTAGTGGCGGCGGGGCAGTAGCAACGGGCGGCATCTTAGGTGGCAGCTTCCTGTTCTTATTATTAACTGGTCTGCACCAAGGTTTGATCCCCATTCACGCGGAAATCCTACAAACTTTTGGTTTGAACTATTTATTCCCGATCTTAGCTATGGGCGGAATGGGACAAGTCGGTTCATGTTTCTGGGTGTTCCTGAAAACCAAGAATCAGCGTTTAAAGAAAACCTTAGTGGGGGCATTACCCGTCGGTATCTTCGGTGTGGGTGAGCCATTACTGTTCGGGGTTTCCTTACCGCTGGGTAAACCGTTTATTGCAGGCTGTATCGGTGGGGCCGCGGGCGGTGCGCTGATGGCGTTCTTCCATGTGGGGATTATCATTCCATTTGGTACCGCGGGTTTATCCTTAATTCCGCTGGTGGGTGATGGGCAAATTCTGGATTTTCTGATTGCGGTAGCAGGCGCATGGATTGTCGGTTTCATTGCCAGTATGATAATAGGCTTCAACGATCCAGAAAAATAA
- the murQ gene encoding N-acetylmuramic acid 6-phosphate etherase, translating into MSVTENTLSDCLNNELNQDTLQFSRLDTLSMLTVINQADSTVATALQSVLPELANVVDVIADRLKQGGRIFYVGAGTSGRLAVLDSAECPPTFGTSPEMVQSIIAGGHSAMLKAVENIEDSTEASVKELQERGATEKDVIIGIAASGRTPFTLAAIEYGNQIGALTVGVTTRGHGLLSDLAQYAIAPDVGAEVLSGSTRMKSGTAQKMILGMLSTCVMGRLGRIHTNLMVDVMASNIKLLRRAERIVGEVCGIDVDTAAALLKQVDYHPRRAILMNELNITAQQATEIVQRNPNTSLDSMLNSHSE; encoded by the coding sequence ATGTCAGTAACCGAAAATACGCTTAGTGATTGTTTGAACAATGAACTTAACCAGGACACATTGCAGTTTTCTCGCTTAGATACCTTATCGATGTTAACGGTGATCAATCAGGCTGATAGCACGGTCGCAACGGCATTGCAGTCGGTATTGCCAGAGCTTGCCAATGTGGTGGATGTGATTGCGGATCGTTTAAAACAAGGCGGGCGGATCTTTTATGTAGGCGCTGGCACCAGTGGGCGACTGGCGGTATTAGACAGTGCAGAGTGTCCGCCAACATTTGGTACATCGCCAGAAATGGTGCAATCGATTATTGCGGGCGGTCATTCGGCTATGTTGAAAGCCGTTGAAAATATTGAAGACTCAACGGAAGCGTCGGTGAAAGAGCTACAGGAACGCGGCGCAACGGAAAAAGATGTGATTATCGGTATTGCGGCAAGTGGACGAACGCCATTTACCCTAGCTGCGATTGAATATGGTAATCAAATCGGGGCATTAACCGTGGGGGTAACCACCCGTGGACACGGTTTGCTCAGTGATTTAGCGCAGTATGCCATTGCGCCGGATGTGGGGGCGGAAGTACTTTCTGGCTCCACGCGCATGAAAAGCGGGACTGCACAGAAAATGATTTTAGGCATGCTAAGCACCTGTGTCATGGGGCGCTTAGGGCGAATTCATACCAATTTAATGGTCGATGTGATGGCGAGTAATATTAAATTACTGCGTCGTGCTGAACGTATTGTAGGGGAAGTGTGCGGGATTGATGTAGACACTGCAGCAGCATTATTGAAGCAAGTGGATTACCACCCGCGTCGTGCCATTTTAATGAATGAATTGAATATTACTGCACAACAAGCGACAGAGATTGTTCAGCGCAACCCGAATACCAGCTTGGATTCGATGCTAAACAGTCACAGTGAATAG